The following nucleotide sequence is from Photobacterium gaetbulicola Gung47.
AACAAAGGTGAGTTGTTCGATATCATTGATGTCGAAGTGATGCCCGAGAGTTTACCTGCTGTGCTCTCGACTTTGACGATGCAGTCTGTTAGCCAATTCAATCGCTCACTGGTCATTGATATTGGCGGGACTACGCTGGATATGGGGGTGATTGTCGGTGAATTTGATGATGTCTCTGCCATTTACGGAAATAACGAAATTGGCGTATCCATGGTGACCGATGTTGCTCGTAAGTCCTTGGCCGTTGCCGATAGTGATTCAAGCTACCTGGTGGCGAATGAGCTTATCAAGCAGCGCGATAACCTGGATTTTGTGCGGGAAGTCGTGAATGACGAAACCCAGATCCCAGTTATCCTTGAAAAAATCGAAACCAAAATCGATGAGCTTGGCAAGCAGGTTGCGTACGAAGCGAAGAAGTTTGCCAAGAACCCGAACCGTGTCTACTTGGTCGGTGGCGGTGCGAGCTTAATTTTCCCGGCAGTGAAAAAAGCCTACGAAACACTGGGCGAGCGCGTAGTGCTGGTG
It contains:
- a CDS encoding hypothetical protein (COG0443): MTPRKFAVDDGSTNVKVSWIEQGELHTVISPNSFRKNWKSAALRKDKKIFNYTIGSTKYTYDMTSDKALETTHVDYQYDDLNLLSVHHALLQTGIEPGPVKLVVTLPITEYYNAEDCQKNEAKIARKRDNLMRQIELNKGELFDIIDVEVMPESLPAVLSTLTMQSVSQFNRSLVIDIGGTTLDMGVIVGEFDDVSAIYGNNEIGVSMVTDVARKSLAVADSDSSYLVANELIKQRDNLDFVREVVNDETQIPVILEKIETKIDELGKQVAYEAKKFAKNPNRVYLVGGGASLIFPAVKKAYETLGERVVLVDEPQEALARELCLYHADGEAVNMPEQEVVNG